Proteins encoded by one window of Anas platyrhynchos isolate ZD024472 breed Pekin duck chromosome 14, IASCAAS_PekinDuck_T2T, whole genome shotgun sequence:
- the SMIM3 gene encoding small integral membrane protein 3: MDLPDPTALPKHILDIWVIVLIILATVLVMTALVLCPATAVIIYRVRTHPTRNSIV; encoded by the coding sequence ATGGACCTCCCGGACCCCACCGCCCTCCCCAAGCACATCTTGGACATCTGGGTCATCGTCCTCATCATCCTGGCCACCGTCCTCGTCATGACGGCCCTGGTGCTCTGCCCGGCCACCGCCGTCATCATCTATCGGGTGCGGACTCACCCCACGCGCAACAGCATCGTGTGA